The proteins below come from a single Edaphobacter acidisoli genomic window:
- a CDS encoding bifunctional folylpolyglutamate synthase/dihydrofolate synthase, giving the protein MSYTAAVDHLYALGHELAPASAATRRKFDLAHMRILAEALGDPQASFPSLLIAGTNGKGSTAATLSSILTAAGYRTALYTSPHLIRVNERVQINGLPISDDDFARLYFQVDSAGSALVTEGRLPHHPSFFEALTAVAFLYYAEQKVDIAVLEVGMGGRLDATNIVDPLLSIITDISLDHQEYLGHTITEITREKAGILRSNGTLITLPQHPEANEAIGEVATRLNIRAINAAQFIPPTTVNQTQQAVILTLSETKGKNPRILSEEPRVHPESQLTPNHYTLTLDNQPLEVHSPLTGHHQQRNIALAIAAAIELRNQPSYNLPPKSNQTSYKITHQAIETGIRHTRWPGRLELLPTAPPILLDVAHNPAGAWTLRAAIAQLPDAQPRTLIFSCLRDKSLTEMAQILFPLFDRSSYRPYDNILFCPINSPRTSSVESLLEAARALDIPAHATPDVAAALERARELTPSNGLILVTGSVYLVGEVRSLALTNNATPTYTDQAQTNSTTTDDAEKRG; this is encoded by the coding sequence ATGTCCTACACCGCTGCGGTCGATCACCTCTACGCCTTGGGCCACGAGCTGGCCCCGGCCTCTGCCGCTACGCGCCGCAAATTCGATCTCGCCCACATGCGCATCCTCGCCGAAGCCCTCGGCGACCCGCAAGCCAGCTTCCCATCGCTCCTCATCGCCGGAACCAACGGCAAAGGCTCCACCGCCGCCACACTCTCAAGCATCCTCACTGCTGCTGGCTACCGCACCGCGCTCTACACCTCACCGCACCTTATCCGCGTCAACGAGCGCGTCCAGATCAACGGCCTTCCCATCTCCGACGACGACTTCGCCCGCCTCTACTTCCAGGTCGACTCCGCCGGCTCCGCGCTCGTCACCGAGGGCCGTCTCCCCCACCACCCCAGCTTCTTCGAGGCCCTCACCGCGGTCGCTTTCCTTTATTACGCTGAGCAGAAAGTCGACATCGCCGTCCTCGAAGTCGGCATGGGCGGCCGTCTCGACGCCACCAACATCGTCGACCCGCTCCTCTCGATCATCACCGACATCTCGCTCGACCACCAGGAGTACCTCGGCCACACCATCACCGAAATCACCCGCGAAAAAGCCGGCATCCTCCGCTCCAACGGCACCCTCATCACCCTGCCCCAGCACCCCGAAGCCAACGAAGCCATCGGCGAAGTTGCCACACGCCTGAACATCCGCGCCATCAACGCCGCCCAATTTATCCCACCCACTACCGTCAACCAGACCCAACAAGCCGTCATTCTGACCCTGAGTGAAACGAAGGGGAAGAACCCCCGCATTTTGTCTGAAGAGCCGCGAGTCCATCCGGAGAGTCAGCTCACCCCCAATCACTACACCCTCACGCTCGACAACCAGCCTCTCGAAGTCCATTCCCCGCTCACCGGCCACCACCAGCAGCGCAATATCGCCTTAGCCATCGCGGCCGCCATCGAATTACGTAACCAACCAAGTTACAACCTACCCCCAAAAAGCAACCAAACCAGTTACAAAATCACCCATCAGGCAATCGAGACCGGCATCCGCCACACCCGCTGGCCCGGCCGCCTTGAGCTTCTGCCCACCGCGCCGCCCATCCTGCTCGACGTGGCCCACAACCCCGCCGGCGCCTGGACACTCCGCGCCGCCATCGCCCAGCTCCCCGACGCCCAGCCCCGCACCCTCATCTTCAGCTGCCTCCGCGACAAGTCCCTCACCGAGATGGCGCAGATCCTCTTCCCCCTCTTCGACCGCAGCAGCTACCGTCCCTACGACAACATCCTCTTCTGCCCCATCAACAGCCCTCGCACCTCCAGCGTTGAATCGCTCCTCGAAGCCGCCCGCGCCCTCGACATTCCCGCACACGCCACCCCCGACGTAGCCGCAGCCCTCGAGCGCGCCCGCGAACTTACCCCTTCCAACGGCCTCATCCTCGTCACCGGCTCCGTCTACCTCGTCGGCGAAGTCCGCTCCCTCGCCCTCACAAACAACGCAACACCGACCTACACCGATCAAGCACAGACAAACAGCACAACCACGGATGACGCGGAGAAGCGCGGATGA